DNA sequence from the Cucumis melo cultivar AY chromosome 6, USDA_Cmelo_AY_1.0, whole genome shotgun sequence genome:
GAAAGATTTTGGGTGGAGTGGAGGAATGGGGAAGTTAGGGAGACTTGGGCAGATGGTACATCGTTTGGGAGATCTGATAGGTTGATCTTGATACACAAAAGACTCTAGAGTAATGATGCCCACAGAACCGGTCctcatttttgtttttcaattataaGACCTTCTACATTAAAGCATATAAAAGTAGGTTCTCTTGAAGAAAATGCTTGGGAACATCTAATTCAGACGCATGAGACTGGAAGCGTCATGTCTTGGTGGTCATCTCGCTTCAAGCAAACAAGGTGAACAATGGCATATCGCACACCTGCATTCTTTTCCTCAACATTCATGATAAACTTACATGGCATATTATTCAATGAATTGGTTGCTAGAATTTAGatgagaaaaaataaaacaggTCACGAAAGAGAGTGAAAACTTGAAATTTCAACTGTTTCCTAAGAATTTTGGGGAGAAATTGGAAACTTTTTTCTTTGAGATAACTTTTGTCCTCTAAATTTCTGTCAGTTTACTAAGTCATGTAAGTTAATTATCAGTCAATTTTAAAAGCACCAACTATGAGGTCATGTAGTTCAATCAACGGATTTAATTCTCATTAAATTCTGCTCCATTCCAGAACAGAACAGAAGATTCGCACACTTCGAATCAAGCAGAAATCCCTTTTAGCTTTTATCCTTGAGAAATGAGAATGTCGGGTTCTCCAAGTTCACAAAACAGAAAGTTGAGTGACTGAGGAACGCATTATCAAGGATAAAACTAACTTCGAGTGTTAAATCAACTTTCAAGAAATttcaatttaaagaaaacaaaacaaaatttagaaaaCTGCACGTTGGATCCTCGTGCCATTAACGGAATAAATCATTCTATAGATGGTAACTTGCTACATACAGAGAGGTCCATCTACAAAGCCCTGTGAATATGAGATAAAGAAAACTAAGTATGCATCTTTTGCAGGTTCTGTAGGTATTTAAAGGATGGATTGTTGACATTAACTAGACAACAAAGTTACACATGATGATTCTCAGACATAACTATCTGTGTAGGTGAAGAACCAAAGCTAGGTGTTGCTGCATATACAAAAAGGAAATTCGGTTAAAAGAATAGAGTGCAAACAGCTACAGATAAAATATGGCTACATCAACCACTCGGCATTCTAAGAGCAGGGATGAACAACAATTAGCAGCGTGACCAAAGTGTTGTTGCGAAAAGAAAACGAAGGAACATGCCAGAACAACTAAGATCCCATATGTGTTACTACTTGAAAAGTTACATGGTATCACTCACATGCATCATACCCTCAGAATCTGAAGCTTAGTCGAAAAGGCAATCGCAACCCAGTCCGGCTGGGAAGATGACCATTGCAGCTGCTCAATTTCTGCTCCAGCTGTATAGGCAAGAATAGGATCAAGCCCACCTTCGACAGGTTGCCCCATGGACGATAAATCCCAAATCAAGGCCTGAGAATCATCCCCTGCAGTACAGATGTGGCAAGAGCTGTGCGGAGCCCAAGCAATGGCGTTGACACTAGCTTGGTGTCTCTGTAACTCGACGACGGGAAGCGTCGGGAAGCGAATGTCAAGCACGACAACTTTGGCGCTGTCCATGATGATTGTGGCCATATATCTCGGGTCCTGCTTGTTCCAGCCTAATCGAACCAAGGGAGTGTCAGGTTCGGAGCTCTCGTAGATAATAGTAGAGTGCTCCTTATCGCGCAAATCGAAGACCCGGACAGAACCGTCGGCTGAAACGGAAGCAAATACCCCAACACCGCCCCAAGCAATGTCGTAGACTTCCTTATCATGAGCGATGAGTTGGGTGTCAACAGTTTCCCGCTCAATATCCCAAATAGTGCAAGTAGTATCGATACTGGAAGTCCCAATACGCTTGGGTTCAGCATCATTCCAGTCAAAAGAGGTGAGAGGGCCACAGAACTCGCTGTTCTTGTTGCCATTAAGAAGACTCTTGAGTTCAACAGAAGAAGGATCATCTGAGATACGCCAAACGCGGAGAAAGTCGCTGGAAGTGGCGAGAAGGTCAGGGCGTTGGCACTCCTTGTCGGGGATGAAGATGGTCTTAGTAGGAGGGTAAGGATGTTCGAAGGAGAGATTAGGGTCGGAGCGGATCTCGCCGCTGGAGTCATCAAGCTGGACAATCTCGACACGATTGGGATACTGCTCGAGGAGGCTAGCAATGGCGAGACGGTACTTCTTGTCACGGCGGACGCTCCAGTTCATAGCGTAGATGTGCCATGGGGCTTCATAGGTGTAGATCTCAGAGCGCTTCTGCTGCTCGTCGGAAGCATCTTGATTAGGATCGCTGCTTGCACCCATCGGAAATCTATGTGGAAATGTCGTCGTCGTcgtcttcttcttattattcttattcttcAATGAATGCAAGGTGAAGAATGCAAGGGAAGGAAGAAGTCAATCCAGTTGAATTGGGTGCGATTGATGAATTGGGAGCAGCGAGGAACTTGGTTAACCCTCCTTGTCCTCGTCCTTGTCCTTGTCCCTATCATCCGtataagaaaaaggaaaaattatttaTGCAAATATCCAATATCCACCTAAATTATTTATGCACCATCTTCCCATTTCCCACATAAAACAtatccatttctttttctttttctttttctttttcttttttaaattctaGCCCCGGACATATTGATATATTCGAATTGCAACCTTTGTTGGTAaccattttcctttttcatttctTATAAACACCTCTCTCTTTCATTGTATATAGAAGTTCTTACTATTACCGAAGGGTGTTTGATTAGTGGTATTAATATGACATTTGTATTAAGAGGTTGGAGGTTCAATCACACACTCCTGTAGTTATCATAGCAAAAAATAAAGAACCGTTTTATGTATGTTGGGTCTAGAAACTTACATTTGATTTATGGTGCTCCTCTAACCCTCTCTTCTAGTTTGAATACATTGTGGTGTCGAGTTGAGTACACTTTGATACAAAGCTAGTACACTAAAATGACTTATTCCTTGAGTTGGATGTTGATAAGACTATTTATAAGGTTCATCCTCTCACTCCTTGGAAATACAAGAAAACAAATGCGTGCACAGTTTGTGAAGTTTGAGTATGGTGAGATGTAGTATTTCTTTTAGCTATCTAATCATTGATTACTCATGTCAATTAAGTATGTGACTCTTGCTTAGCAACTTAGTCAATTTCACTTAAAACTCTAAGTGAAAGTCCATAAATTCTTTTTAACATTTAGTTTGGTGAAAACCTTCTCCTAAACTATCCGTGAACAGACATTAAGATTAAAGTAAGTTAAGCAATTAATTGATTTTCAACTTTCAACTAATTAATTAGGATAAATATCTAGATTAGTTAGAGAAATGCTTCTTATGGGAACCCTAATCAATTTAGGAACCTAACTTAATCTTTTATTTCTTGACGAAACTTTCCTAACAATTCCGAACTAGTGAAGATTTTTAAGTAATCATTCGATCAAATATGGCTAACACGTCAAATAATTCCACGAAAGATAAAATGAAGGATAATCACAAGATAAACTCATTCAAACAAAAGTTCTTGAATTACAAATCTAAATCTTAATGAAAGCATTAAAAATACCATGTCCTCTAAACCCAAGCCAAGTAATTACTTTTAGTCGATCACGTTCTTTATCAAAATCAACTCAATTCAACTATAGTTCTTGGAAAACAAAAACTCAAACTAAAGTTTGGATAAGAGAGTTTGAATATAGAGaaaagaagattagaaaaactaGGTTAAATTCCACTAAAAGCTTCCATAAATGAAGAAGTGAGATGAActaattaagaaaagaaaattctaaAGGCGTTGCAGGACCTAAGGATAGCCGTTGCATTTGGCATGCTTGTCAAAGTGTAGTTGTTCCCCATGGATGTGATTCAGTGCTTGAGCATGATATCCGTCCAGCCAAGTTTAGGGCACCGCTGTGCTTCATCTGGATTTGAAGTCTCTGGAAAACGCATAGGGTAGGTGTCACGCGTCCTAAACCTCAGCTATGCAGAACATGACGCAACTAGAGCGATCCTAATGCCTCAAGTTGAAACGTGGAACGCTCAACCTAAGTCCTTCAACTTAGCTTTATTGCCCACTTCAAACTTAAATCCTTACTTACTAAGTGATAAAGTACGTGACACACAAGCAGTGGAATACAATAAACATGTTTCTTTATTAACTCAAATCATGTGTTCCAACAATATACTTCATATACAAGAATCTAAAAATAAAGCTTAAACGCCTTCAACAACTTCCAAATTTTAAATGCCTTGCCGGGTCGCCTTGCTTTCTTAACCTGGTCTCAACGCCTCATACTCTAGCGGAGGAAAACTTATCATGTAAATCAAATACTCACCGAGTGATAGTTTTGAAAACCTTTTGGGGCATACAGTACGTAAAACCATTTTCATAAAATAGACTTTAATGCCTTAGTTCAATAAATCATCAAACACTCATTAGTATTTTACTATTCCTTTCATCAGgaacatgaaccattcccaCACATAGATTATTCATCAACAGCATCCCTTAGAGAATTTAGTAGTTCATTTTCCGTTGCTTAGGCTGCTACAGCACATtacacatcttttatgcattgGTCAACTTCGCTCCACCATGCAGGCTTTTTCTACGAGATTGCCTTtactcattatgtgcacataatagttagctcattgataggaataagactaatggtttactcaTAACATAGCATATACAATCATCACGCATAAAACTTTACTTAAAGTAATACACAAAAGCTTTTCTTAAGAATTACACTTTTCATTAACATTAACGTGAATCACATCATTAAAAGACAACAGAAACTTTAGAAGAAAActttaaaaacaattttacTTTAGAAGAAATACTCATTGTACTAAGTCTTTTCTTCAAAATGCCTAATAATCCAAAAACCTTCTTCTCGACTAGGACTTCTTTTCAGCAGAATAGCTTTAAGAATTTTAGTTTAATCATCTTCTTCTAATGACCCTTCTTTTCCAATTATATATACTAATCCCAAAATAGATTAGTCATTCCTTCAACCCTTAGTAACTCGCTAGCTTCTGCTAGCCTAATTTCTAAGTATTTGCATGTCACGACACCTGGATTCTCGACCGAGATCCTCCGAGATCTTCACCCTTCTTGGTCAAACATGTCCAAATTCATGCTGGAGAGCTCTAATAATTTCCTTTTATGCTTCCAATTTTGGCCAAACACGATCCCGAGATGGTCTGAGACCCATCTCTAAAACCCTTATGTTTTTCATCTCGGCCAACACTATCACACCCCGCCCCAATTCGCTTTATACAATGGAACAAAGACACGACCGCCTAGACATTCTGGATAAAACAACACGCCGAACGCCTAATAAGTGGAATGAAAAGCAATCATAAAGAAATTTAACATGgaaattggaaaattttcaagaacattaatttttcaattacAAACAATTTTAGTGTTGTTTATAGCATTCAGTACAACACTATTACACATGCCTCAAGACAAGCCTTGGTTTTCCCTCGCTTAACCACTATATGTTATGTGAGTAGACAGTGGCCACTACCCAAAATGATGCGATTAGGAAGGCACAATAGACGATCAATGCTGTAAGTTCAACGATGGATGTTCTTCGCTACCTAGGgggaataaaacaaaacatttgaaaggcTAGACTAAATGTCTAGTGAGTGGAATCTTTTCTCAATCGCtttaaataattcaatttgTCATATCGCACATTCATTTTTAAAACAGTTGCCAAGTGAAATGTAATTCAACTATTTCCTTTTAGATTTAAACACTAGTTTCGGACGTCAATGTACTTCAATGTTTACAACTGTCAACAATTCATAGTTCTCACAGatctatttgtttattttttatcataATTCATGTCGCATCGTATGCCTCTTGCATACTACATATCCGACTCGTAGAAATATTTTGGCATATTTTATTACGTCTTTGTACCCCTTTCCTTGGCTCAAGCGTTTGTCACACTCTTTTGTCAAATTGCAGCTGTGTGGAGAAAACTCAATGCACTATCATCAATTTTATTACGCACAATATGTCTTCCAATGCCAAATCACATATAGAAGCAAAGGGCATTCCACACCAGATCACACGATAAGTATGAGGCATGCTATTCAAGATCACACAGTATGGATAAGACATTCTATtccagatcacacagcaagaatAGAGCATCTTATCCCCGATCACACAGCAAGGATAAAGCATTATTTCGCATAGGGTACAAAGATAATCTTATTCCATGCAACATTGGTTTTCTATTTTTCCACATAACACCAACATCCTCCATGAGCATGCCACAGGTTTAAACATAATTATCTCAAGGGCGTGGAGAAATCATTATCAATACATGTCTCTTATTAGAAAGTACACTCGTAAGATACTTTCTTATATAGGTTACCACCTCATTTCTGTTCCCCCATTAATTCAATTCATTTATAGATCACACATATGTTTTGAAAATGGGAAGCATAAGGAGATTCATGTAACAAGATCTTAGTAAAAATAGGTCTAAGGATTCAAACACGTTTTAAAAATCCTTTATATTTGGAAACATTTGTAAAGGTAAGAACTACTTACAGTTGTAGTCAACTAGCTTAGCCTATTTTCCTCGGTCAGGTTTCCTTATGCCTCTCGAAATCTTTGTCGAAAATAAGTTCTTTTGGCGTCTTGGGGCCTTGGATACTTGCCCAATTTTGTCGAATGTTGCTCAGGGTAAAAAAAGTAACCTTAACTGATCGGAATTCCTGTATTTATAGGCCTCTCCAATGAATTTCCCAATGACAAAATGATTATCCATTTCCGGCGGCGAGAAGTGACTCAATCTCACAATGCCACGTGTCTCTGTGCAACCCTTATCCTAAATTTAGATTGGGGGGCAAGGTCTGATCAATCATAGGCCTATTGACAGCAGGGTCACATCACTAATTTCTTGATGGCGTAACTTAGATTGTCCAGCTGTCCGTCGTGTATTCCTTCCCACATAGGGACCTTCCATCGCATATTCTTTTTGCGAGACACATTTTACTATGAGAAGTCTCTTTGCATGACATTCCTACCGCAAGGCTTCTATCGTGTTGGTGGTTACGTGACTTGGGCCTTACAAGCACGACCTTATAATGGCTCGAGTGCTCTTTAACTTTTGCTATGTACTTTTAATCTCAGTCGGACAAGGTCTTGAGATTTCCCAAGTTCCCAACTTTTTAAGCTTTTTGTCTTTCATCTCGATTGAACAAGCATCAAGATGGCCCCAAAATTACACTTTTGTTTTCAGTCTTGCCAGAGATCCTTACATAAAAAGTATTGTCTTTCCTCTCGACCGAGCAAGATTAAGTTTTGCCTTAGGATCAACCTTCTGTCTCGAATCTCGATCGAGATCTCACAAAGTTACCTTGAGATTCCCTTTCCAAGGCACTTAGCTTCTTATTCCCAAAATGATCCTTCTTTTTTAGGTACGGGTCTCACAATAAACATTGGGTTAGTGTCGCTATGCTTCACCTAGGTTGGTCCTCTTAGATTTTTGCATCCGGCAAGCACCAAGGCACTACTGATATGCACTGTCAGAGTCATTTTCCCTTTTTTCATCTTTGGCTCGTTTTAGCTCCAAATTGGCTCCAATTAACACTATTTTACCTATATTGTCTGATTGACTCCTTGGACACCAAACACCTACAAATCCATCAATTAGACATTAAATCAAGGAACGAATTTAAATTAGGAGAAGAATAATAGCATATTTTAAGCGGTATCAACGTGCAAAACTTTTATATAGGCTCTAAAATTTCGTTGGACTCTTGTCTTGCCTTGAGCAACCCTCAAGAATGTTGATAAAATCCCTAATTATAAATACCTAAAAccttaaaataaaatgatacaGATCTAATAAAAAGTTAATTAGAGAAGGTTCATTGTGATCAAAGACTATATATAAGGAAAATTAATTTCGTACTCAAGGTTTGAGCACTCCATGAGCAAGTTGAACGATGAAATGCTCAAGTGTGCAATCCTAAACCGAGAATTGCAAAGAACGCTGATGAAACTCAATATTTAGCATAAGAAAAAATGCATCCTCAATATTCAAAACCTAAGAATGAGGGGTGAACATAAGTTGGGTTGAACTAGGTTGGAGGAAGAAAATGGACCAACCCAAAGTAATCGGGTTTTGCAAAATTTAAACCTAATATTCAAAGGTCAATCCAACCTAACCCAACCCTAAacattcgggttgggttggtgGGTTGgccttttttttatatatttttttcaaaaaattgaaACAATCATCCAAAATCTTTTTGTCTTTTTAATTTACTTTGACTCTCTAAAATGATGCAAAAACAACGaagaatttagaaaaaaattggtGAAGGGagaaattaaatttgaatttataaatataatcaatCTGGTAGATGAAAAAAATATGTTAAGGAATATTTAAGGATTTGGTTTTGGAGAATTACATATCCATTTACTTTCAAACCCAAATAGTCAAATATATATTCTCTTATCTGATTTTCTTTTGGTTTGAACACTTGTGCATATCATCTATTAAAATTTCAGTGATTTTAAAAATCACTAGCTAGAATTAAATCATGTTAAAGAGAAGATAATGGAAATATGGAACTTAGAATTTGATACAAAGTGTTAAGATTTTTATGCTAAAAgacaaaagtaaaataaagatATTAAAGTAGGCTTACCGGAGTGCAGATTGTGATTGTGAAGGAGAAGGGAAGTAAAATAAAGTTACGTGCAAAGGAAGGAAGTGTAAGGAGAGTGCGGATTGCGATTGAAGGGAATAGAGTGTCGTGTCGACTGCGAACTTGCGGTTTGAACGTGCGAAGGCCAAAACGTTCGCTAGAATGTGAAGGCTGGAACGTGCAAGAGGTTCTGAACATTGCCAAAATGTGAAGGTCTGAATGTCGAAGTGATTCGGGACGATTAAGGCCGAAGGGGTTGAGTTGCGTACGCGAGGTTTAAggcaaaatgaaaatgaaaaatgttaatttagggtctttttctatatatattccCCAACCTAGCAAATCCgcccatttctttctttttttcaattctcTAACCCAACCAAACCCAAAACATAATTTAACCTAACTCAACCCTTAAAGTTTGAGTTAGGTAGTCCGAGTTGGTCGGGTTACCGAGTTTTTTGAACACCCCTAGTAAAAATGACAGCGTACAACCTGATGACTAGACTTTAGTTAGTCTCCCAAAAATGTTGTCACATAATGGATCAAACGATTTGATCCCACCATGGAAGCGATGGAACCACGTGCTTAATTTCttttaagaattaaaaatatactaaaccaataaaaaataattaagcataaaagaaaatttcattgCAAACTTGTAGTTGTAGCATGATGCACCATAAAACAATATTCTCCTCCATAAGATCTTCCTGATTGTGACTCTAGTAAGAATTCAACTTATGCGAACCTCCTTTGAAAGATGTGAAGGAATAATAGAGTCAAAATTTTAGATAACATTTCTCTAAACTTTCTGGGATAGGTTATTCTCATAATTCTCTGTAAAATAATTATAGACATATTAttgattaaatttaaaagtaaaagaaaacatggtcaagccaataaaaagaaaaaaattatttaagaaaaaaattgtttaagaaaaaaattaatttaaaaaaatattttggtaaaaaaataatattattattattattatttgagttGGTCTCTTTAAGAATTGGTTGTACTCTAAAAATGGTTGCCCACATGTCACGCTCAGAAGAGGAAAACCAAGTCGATGCATTTACTAAGTCCTGGATTGCCACGTGTCTTTCTCATGCCTATATCAGAACACTCCTTCACTTCTCATGTCTATGCTTTCGTTCGTTCCGTTTTGAAGggacaaattttaaaaaatggagATAGAAGATGTTGTTCATCCTTACGGTCAAGAAAGTTGTTAATGCCTATACCACGAAGAAACCTAAGGTTCTAGAGAAATATCCTAACGAGGAACAAATCAAGGCGGCTGCTAACTGGGAAGAAATTTGAAGATTTCTTATGAAAAATGTTTATCTTAAATGGTTCGACTAATGAGCTCTATGACCATTACAGTATAATGGAGATAGCAAAACTGATATACAAGGACTTGAAGAAAAAATATGACACTGAGGAGGCTGGATCAGAGAAATACGTTGTCAACTATTACTTAAGATTTCAAATGAGGGATGATAGATCAGTGAAGGTTCAATCTCATGAACTGCAGAAAATATCCACGAAATAATATCTCAAGGTATGTCCCTCGATGGACAATTTCAAATAGCTGTTATTATTGACAAACTGTCCCTTCTGTGGAAGGATATTAAAAACACCTTAAGGCGCATGACCAAGAAATTCTCCTTGGAAAGTCTGATTACTCGGATAAGGATTAAGAAGGAGACTTGAAAGAGGACCAGAGGGAGGAGGTAAACTTTATACCGAGGAAACCTGCCCTTGCTATGGTGGAACCATAATAGTGGAATAAAGGAAACAAAAGGAGGGGCCAGATTCGAGGATCCAATAACCACCAGAATCCAAAGAAATATAAACACCCCTCATGAGAAACGGTACAGTTCCTCTGATATAATTGTAATAAACCTGGGCATATGGCTAAAAGCTATAGAAAAAATAGTCGCCCTACTGGTCAGGTGAACTTGTTAGAAGAACCATTAGTTGCCATGATCGATCACAGAAGTAAATATGATCGGTGGTTCTAAGGGATGGTGGATAGACATTGAAGCTAAGCGTCATGTCTGTCACGACCATAGGCTGTTTAAAACATATAATAGGATTACaaatacaaatatttttctGGGTGATCATCACTCAACGAAGGTTTCTGGCGTCGAATATGTAGAGCTAAGATTCACCTCTGGGAAGATCCTCACTTTGAAGGAAGTCTTGCACACCCCAGAAATAAGGGAGAATATGGTCTCAGGTTATCTCCTCAACAAGGTTAGCTTTGCTCAGACTATAGGAGCTGatttttttacttaaaaaaatgtatttatgGGGAAGGGTTATGCTATTGAAGGACATGTTTAAATTTATCCTCACTTTAGCATGCTAGACTCTGTCATATTAATAAACAACTAATAGGCAACATTTGTAGATTAGAAATAATCCCTAAGTTGTCCATGAATGAATTTGAGAAATACGAACTTTTTAGTCAGGCTAAAATAACTAAAACTTTGTATAAAACTGTACTTAGGGAATCTGAGCCTTTAGACTTAATTCATTATGATCTATGTTAATTTGATGGCATCGTGACTAGGGGTagtaaaagatattttattacttttatagATGATTTTACTGACTTCACTTTTTATTTACTTGTTAAAAAATAAGAGTGATACCTTAGATTGATGCTTTGAAATCTTTTGTATGTGAAATAGAAAATCAACATGATAAGAAGGTTAAAACACTTGGTAGTGATAGGGGAATTGAATATGACTTAGGCAATTTCAACACTTTCTATAATTCACATGGAGTAATACATGAAAAAAATTATGTCTTACTCTCCTCAAATGAACGATAAAGCCGAGTGGAAAAATAGAACTCTAATCGAGCTAGTAGTCACCATTTTACTCAACTCAAAAGTTGTGTCATATTGTTGAGGTGAAATTATCCTTATCTTGTGTTATGTCTTTGATAGAATTCCAAAATCTAAAAACACCACTTCATCATATGAAATCCTTAAGAATAAAAGACCAAACTTGTCTTACTTTAGACTTTAGATCTTATGGGTGTTTTGCATTTGTTAGAATTCTAGAACCTAAAAGAAGAGAACTTGCTAGTATAGCCTATGAACGTATCTTTATAGGTTATGCCTTAAATAATGAAGCCTATAGGTTCTTTGACCTAGTAAACCAAGTATTCATCGAATCAAATGACGTTGACTTCTTAAACAACCTACTAGAACATCAGATGAATGTTAAGACCACTTTCCTTAATGGAGAACTAGAAGAAGGGATTTATATGGAACAACAACTTTGTTGTcctagataaaaaaaaatgaagtttgTAAGTTAGACAAACCTCTTTATGGTCTAAAACAAGCTCCTAAGAAATTTTGACAAGGGTATTATGTTCCAAGTTCATTCCCATGACATTTGATTTCTAGTTTTTCTTATTTCCAAGTCTTCTATTGTTAAACTATTGTCTGTTTTTGTTGCTAGCTCTCTGTCACCATTAAAATAATTCTTGCTTATCTTTTGTTGATAAATAGAATAGATATATTTTAATGGTTTGCCCATTTCTTTGGGTTTTGAGTTTCTTAGGTAGTTTTCCTTATGATAACTTTACTTATGCATATGATGTTTACATACTGATTTTTGTGTCCTTCTCAAACAAAGTATAGGCAAAAATACTAATTGTAGAGGTAcataagcaaaaaaaaaaaaaaaaaaaaacaacaacgaTTTGATTTGCATAACTCAAGGGAAAAGATAATGGCTTCCTTTGATGGTACTAGCAAAAGACACGTATGAAATTTGTAGCTTTAGATTATAGTAAACATTGCATGTATATGTTTAGGTTGTgctaaatttaaaagtataaaatttaaaatgtaataGAATTAGATGTACGTGGGAATAAGTTACAATAATTATATCAAAACCTAAGATAATTTAAATGTAAGACCTACAAATTTTTAGTACAAGTTGAAGGTAACTTATTGTCAATTATGTGTTATCCAaatttttgttgtatttattGAAATTCCTCTAGATAGTACAACATAAAGTAGTCCATGAGAAAAGACGTTTTCAGGAAGATATATTCCAACATTAGGAATTGTTTGTCCTTCTGCTTTGTTAATTGTCATTGCAAAGCATAGACGAATGAGGAATTGTTTTCTCTTGATGAACTTGAATGGATATCTATTATCATTTGGTGAGCTTAATGGTATTCATGGAAGAAAAACTTGTTTTCTTCCATGATCACCCATTTCTATTTCAACATGTATAATACTTTTGTTAAATGATTAACATACCAATCTTGTCCCATT
Encoded proteins:
- the LOC103491692 gene encoding WD repeat-containing protein LWD1, whose product is MGASSDPNQDASDEQQKRSEIYTYEAPWHIYAMNWSVRRDKKYRLAIASLLEQYPNRVEIVQLDDSSGEIRSDPNLSFEHPYPPTKTIFIPDKECQRPDLLATSSDFLRVWRISDDPSSVELKSLLNGNKNSEFCGPLTSFDWNDAEPKRIGTSSIDTTCTIWDIERETVDTQLIAHDKEVYDIAWGGVGVFASVSADGSVRVFDLRDKEHSTIIYESSEPDTPLVRLGWNKQDPRYMATIIMDSAKVVVLDIRFPTLPVVELQRHQASVNAIAWAPHSSCHICTAGDDSQALIWDLSSMGQPVEGGLDPILAYTAGAEIEQLQWSSSQPDWVAIAFSTKLQILRV